A stretch of Macrobrachium rosenbergii isolate ZJJX-2024 chromosome 12, ASM4041242v1, whole genome shotgun sequence DNA encodes these proteins:
- the LOC136844496 gene encoding uncharacterized protein isoform X3, which yields MSRWRKDPLEICGSKHNNTTLDYHECLCRFDYRGQRHNKQPLKFKHCLLADEMRRIDNFQMYVIIAAVVGVVLIFGIAAFCSCKWYLQTNKNPCGCCVPNCKKKKKKKKGQDEINVGNEVPRTLEIDGGGQAWTPMRLAVDKNTCDRNREANHNHPRDSARRSGLCMNFCMSDPVQDCCEFFDCDLMWRKKSIYTIPIFGKRKPAPLQRRPTRPAPPPPKPAVTPVVKYPEPVHEGYEEGMDCEPVPEAPPSPEPVRTDQPRAMYVDPIAFLQKPFLKTSKDKATDEDQDDIYSKVKEFVFGKSKKSGSVASLNKLGISKSPDVINTTSSKKSKYGRTGSLASLHNLSDEQLDTSYHSKRSISLASLHMVEEEPVKTAPKGKLFIAQKRGSLHNICEDDDRQPSLKTDEYIDLEEMSKRMEAKMAAQGSTAKPNHVEIVARANSTFQRQPCAPSPPVHTKPNWTPNFIPASAYTKPPPKLEACPSDPAANQPYPQVPVLPLDPIAHRGVPPQYLSPDAKYEPSPMQYSDVPSGQYYPPVPATLEKPAVPARISVGTPVGSVGTLGRPKPVVPPRPPNSGGNSPRPRGTNSPRPSGGNSPRSTGGNSPKPRAPQPPNTLGRHPHVMKPTAPPPPPPVTTPIESSL from the coding sequence GCGGAAAGATCCACTTGAAATATGTGGATCGAAACACAACAATACAACGTTGGATTATCATGAATGTCTGTGCAGGTTTGATTATAGGGGCCAAAGGCATAACAAACAACCTCTGAAGTTCAAGCATTGTCTTCTTGCTGATGAAATGAGAAGAATTGACAACTTCCAGATGTATGTGATCATAGCTgcagttgtgggtgttgttttGATATTTGGCATTGCAGCCTTTTGCTCTTGCAAGTGGTACCTACAAACTAATAAGAATCCTTGTGGTTGTTGTGTACctaactgtaaaaagaaaaagaagaaaaagaaaggtcaAGATGAAATTAATGTAGGTAATGAAGTTCCTCGAACTTTAGAGATTGATGGCGGAGGACAAGCTTGGACTCCTATGCGCTTGGCTGTTGATAAAAATACCTGTGACAGAAACCGTGAAGCCAATCATAATCACCCACGGGATAGTGCTCGTCGTTCTGGgttatgtatgaatttttgtatgagtgatCCTGTTCAAGATTGCTGTGAATTTTTTGACTGTGACCTCATGTGGCGCAAGAAAAGTATCTACACTATACCTATATTTGGCAAACGCAAGCCAGCTCCATTGCAGCGCAGACCTACTAGACCTGCACCACCACCTCCTAAACCAGCTGTTACTCCTGTTGTTAAGTATCCAGAACCAGTTCATGAAGGCTATGAAGAAGGAATGGATTGTGAACCTGTGCCAGAGGCTCCACCATCCCCAGAACCTGTTCGAACTGATCAACCAAGAGCTATGTATGTTGACCCCATTGCATTTTTGCAAAAACCATTTTTGAAAACCTCCAAGGATAAAGCCACTGACGAAGATCAAGATGATATTTATAGCAAGGTGAAGGAGTTTGTTTTTGGAAAGTCAAAGAAAAGTGGTAGCGTGGCATCTCTTAATAAACTAGGCATTTCTAAATCCCCAGATGTCATCAATACTACTTCATCTAAGAAGAGTAAGTATGGAAGGACTGGCAGTCTTGCATCCTTGCATAACTTGAGTGATGAACAGCTAGACACTAGCTATCACAGCAAGAGGTCCATAAGTCTTGCTTCTCTTCACATGGTTGAAGAGGAGCCAGTAAAGACTGCTCCAAAAGGCAAATTGTTCATAGCGCAAAAGAGAGGTTCTCTTCATAACATTTGTGAAGATGATGACAGGCAGCCATCTTTGAAAACTGATGAGTACATAGATTTAGAGGAGATGTCAAAGAGGATGGAGGCCAAGATGGCAGCTCAAGGGTCTACTGCAAAACCAAATCATGTGGAGATAGTGGCAAGGGCAAACAGTACATTTCAAAGACAGCCATGTGCTCCCAGTCCTCCAGTTCATACCAAGCCAAACTGGACTCCAAATTTCATACCAGCCTCAGCATACACAAAGCCTCCTCCAAAGCTTGAGGCTTGTCCCTCTGATCCAGCAGCAAATCAGCCTTATCCTCAGGTGCCAGTCTTGCCCCTGGATCCCATTGCTCATCGAGGAGTCCCTCCCCAGTACTTGTCCCCAGATGCTAAATATGAACCCTCACCTATGCAGTATAGTGATGTACCTTCTGGACAATATTATCCACCTGTACCAGCTACCCTTGAGAAGCCTGCAGTGCCTGCCAGAATATCTGTAGGTACTCCAGTTGGAAGCGTGGGTACTCTTGGAAGACCTAAACCTGTTGTACCTCCAAGACCCCCCAACAGTGGTGGGAACTCTCCCAGACCCAGGGGGACAAACTCTCCAAGACCAAGTGGTGGAAATTCACCCCGTAGCACTGGAGGAAACTCTCCAAAGCCCCGAGCACCACAGCCACCAAACACCTTGGGAAGGCATCCACATGTGATGAAACCAACAGCGCCGCCACCTCCACCTCCAGTGACAACTCCAATTGAGTCCTctttatga
- the LOC136844496 gene encoding uncharacterized protein isoform X2, giving the protein MSRWRVRVPVTTKRKDPLEICGSKHNNTTLDYHECLCRFDYRGQRHNKQPLKFKHCLLADEMRRIDNFQMYVIIAAVVGVVLIFGIAAFCSCKWYLQTNKNPCGCCVPNCKKKKKKKKGQDEINVGNEVPRTLEIDGGGQAWTPMRLAVDKNTCDRNREANHNHPRDSARRSGLCMNFCMSDPVQDCCEFFDCDLMWRKKSIYTIPIFGKRKPAPLQRRPTRPAPPPPKPAVTPVVKYPEPVHEGYEEGMDCEPVPEAPPSPEPVRTDQPRAMYVDPIAFLQKPFLKTSKDKATDEDQDDIYSKVKEFVFGKSKKSGSVASLNKLGISKSPDVINTTSSKKSKYGRTGSLASLHNLSDEQLDTSYHSKRSISLASLHMVEEEPVKTAPKGKLFIAQKRGSLHNICEDDDRQPSLKTDEYIDLEEMSKRMEAKMAAQGSTAKPNHVEIVARANSTFQRQPCAPSPPVHTKPNWTPNFIPASAYTKPPPKLEACPSDPAANQPYPQVPVLPLDPIAHRGVPPQYLSPDAKYEPSPMQYSDVPSGQYYPPVPATLEKPAVPARISVGTPVGSVGTLGRPKPVVPPRPPNSGGNSPRPRGTNSPRPSGGNSPRSTGGNSPKPRAPQPPNTLGRHPHVMKPTAPPPPPPVTTPIESSL; this is encoded by the coding sequence GCGGAAAGATCCACTTGAAATATGTGGATCGAAACACAACAATACAACGTTGGATTATCATGAATGTCTGTGCAGGTTTGATTATAGGGGCCAAAGGCATAACAAACAACCTCTGAAGTTCAAGCATTGTCTTCTTGCTGATGAAATGAGAAGAATTGACAACTTCCAGATGTATGTGATCATAGCTgcagttgtgggtgttgttttGATATTTGGCATTGCAGCCTTTTGCTCTTGCAAGTGGTACCTACAAACTAATAAGAATCCTTGTGGTTGTTGTGTACctaactgtaaaaagaaaaagaagaaaaagaaaggtcaAGATGAAATTAATGTAGGTAATGAAGTTCCTCGAACTTTAGAGATTGATGGCGGAGGACAAGCTTGGACTCCTATGCGCTTGGCTGTTGATAAAAATACCTGTGACAGAAACCGTGAAGCCAATCATAATCACCCACGGGATAGTGCTCGTCGTTCTGGgttatgtatgaatttttgtatgagtgatCCTGTTCAAGATTGCTGTGAATTTTTTGACTGTGACCTCATGTGGCGCAAGAAAAGTATCTACACTATACCTATATTTGGCAAACGCAAGCCAGCTCCATTGCAGCGCAGACCTACTAGACCTGCACCACCACCTCCTAAACCAGCTGTTACTCCTGTTGTTAAGTATCCAGAACCAGTTCATGAAGGCTATGAAGAAGGAATGGATTGTGAACCTGTGCCAGAGGCTCCACCATCCCCAGAACCTGTTCGAACTGATCAACCAAGAGCTATGTATGTTGACCCCATTGCATTTTTGCAAAAACCATTTTTGAAAACCTCCAAGGATAAAGCCACTGACGAAGATCAAGATGATATTTATAGCAAGGTGAAGGAGTTTGTTTTTGGAAAGTCAAAGAAAAGTGGTAGCGTGGCATCTCTTAATAAACTAGGCATTTCTAAATCCCCAGATGTCATCAATACTACTTCATCTAAGAAGAGTAAGTATGGAAGGACTGGCAGTCTTGCATCCTTGCATAACTTGAGTGATGAACAGCTAGACACTAGCTATCACAGCAAGAGGTCCATAAGTCTTGCTTCTCTTCACATGGTTGAAGAGGAGCCAGTAAAGACTGCTCCAAAAGGCAAATTGTTCATAGCGCAAAAGAGAGGTTCTCTTCATAACATTTGTGAAGATGATGACAGGCAGCCATCTTTGAAAACTGATGAGTACATAGATTTAGAGGAGATGTCAAAGAGGATGGAGGCCAAGATGGCAGCTCAAGGGTCTACTGCAAAACCAAATCATGTGGAGATAGTGGCAAGGGCAAACAGTACATTTCAAAGACAGCCATGTGCTCCCAGTCCTCCAGTTCATACCAAGCCAAACTGGACTCCAAATTTCATACCAGCCTCAGCATACACAAAGCCTCCTCCAAAGCTTGAGGCTTGTCCCTCTGATCCAGCAGCAAATCAGCCTTATCCTCAGGTGCCAGTCTTGCCCCTGGATCCCATTGCTCATCGAGGAGTCCCTCCCCAGTACTTGTCCCCAGATGCTAAATATGAACCCTCACCTATGCAGTATAGTGATGTACCTTCTGGACAATATTATCCACCTGTACCAGCTACCCTTGAGAAGCCTGCAGTGCCTGCCAGAATATCTGTAGGTACTCCAGTTGGAAGCGTGGGTACTCTTGGAAGACCTAAACCTGTTGTACCTCCAAGACCCCCCAACAGTGGTGGGAACTCTCCCAGACCCAGGGGGACAAACTCTCCAAGACCAAGTGGTGGAAATTCACCCCGTAGCACTGGAGGAAACTCTCCAAAGCCCCGAGCACCACAGCCACCAAACACCTTGGGAAGGCATCCACATGTGATGAAACCAACAGCGCCGCCACCTCCACCTCCAGTGACAACTCCAATTGAGTCCTctttatga
- the LOC136844496 gene encoding uncharacterized protein isoform X1, with protein MLSPAVYGMLPKDLRRKDPLEICGSKHNNTTLDYHECLCRFDYRGQRHNKQPLKFKHCLLADEMRRIDNFQMYVIIAAVVGVVLIFGIAAFCSCKWYLQTNKNPCGCCVPNCKKKKKKKKGQDEINVGNEVPRTLEIDGGGQAWTPMRLAVDKNTCDRNREANHNHPRDSARRSGLCMNFCMSDPVQDCCEFFDCDLMWRKKSIYTIPIFGKRKPAPLQRRPTRPAPPPPKPAVTPVVKYPEPVHEGYEEGMDCEPVPEAPPSPEPVRTDQPRAMYVDPIAFLQKPFLKTSKDKATDEDQDDIYSKVKEFVFGKSKKSGSVASLNKLGISKSPDVINTTSSKKSKYGRTGSLASLHNLSDEQLDTSYHSKRSISLASLHMVEEEPVKTAPKGKLFIAQKRGSLHNICEDDDRQPSLKTDEYIDLEEMSKRMEAKMAAQGSTAKPNHVEIVARANSTFQRQPCAPSPPVHTKPNWTPNFIPASAYTKPPPKLEACPSDPAANQPYPQVPVLPLDPIAHRGVPPQYLSPDAKYEPSPMQYSDVPSGQYYPPVPATLEKPAVPARISVGTPVGSVGTLGRPKPVVPPRPPNSGGNSPRPRGTNSPRPSGGNSPRSTGGNSPKPRAPQPPNTLGRHPHVMKPTAPPPPPPVTTPIESSL; from the coding sequence GCGGAAAGATCCACTTGAAATATGTGGATCGAAACACAACAATACAACGTTGGATTATCATGAATGTCTGTGCAGGTTTGATTATAGGGGCCAAAGGCATAACAAACAACCTCTGAAGTTCAAGCATTGTCTTCTTGCTGATGAAATGAGAAGAATTGACAACTTCCAGATGTATGTGATCATAGCTgcagttgtgggtgttgttttGATATTTGGCATTGCAGCCTTTTGCTCTTGCAAGTGGTACCTACAAACTAATAAGAATCCTTGTGGTTGTTGTGTACctaactgtaaaaagaaaaagaagaaaaagaaaggtcaAGATGAAATTAATGTAGGTAATGAAGTTCCTCGAACTTTAGAGATTGATGGCGGAGGACAAGCTTGGACTCCTATGCGCTTGGCTGTTGATAAAAATACCTGTGACAGAAACCGTGAAGCCAATCATAATCACCCACGGGATAGTGCTCGTCGTTCTGGgttatgtatgaatttttgtatgagtgatCCTGTTCAAGATTGCTGTGAATTTTTTGACTGTGACCTCATGTGGCGCAAGAAAAGTATCTACACTATACCTATATTTGGCAAACGCAAGCCAGCTCCATTGCAGCGCAGACCTACTAGACCTGCACCACCACCTCCTAAACCAGCTGTTACTCCTGTTGTTAAGTATCCAGAACCAGTTCATGAAGGCTATGAAGAAGGAATGGATTGTGAACCTGTGCCAGAGGCTCCACCATCCCCAGAACCTGTTCGAACTGATCAACCAAGAGCTATGTATGTTGACCCCATTGCATTTTTGCAAAAACCATTTTTGAAAACCTCCAAGGATAAAGCCACTGACGAAGATCAAGATGATATTTATAGCAAGGTGAAGGAGTTTGTTTTTGGAAAGTCAAAGAAAAGTGGTAGCGTGGCATCTCTTAATAAACTAGGCATTTCTAAATCCCCAGATGTCATCAATACTACTTCATCTAAGAAGAGTAAGTATGGAAGGACTGGCAGTCTTGCATCCTTGCATAACTTGAGTGATGAACAGCTAGACACTAGCTATCACAGCAAGAGGTCCATAAGTCTTGCTTCTCTTCACATGGTTGAAGAGGAGCCAGTAAAGACTGCTCCAAAAGGCAAATTGTTCATAGCGCAAAAGAGAGGTTCTCTTCATAACATTTGTGAAGATGATGACAGGCAGCCATCTTTGAAAACTGATGAGTACATAGATTTAGAGGAGATGTCAAAGAGGATGGAGGCCAAGATGGCAGCTCAAGGGTCTACTGCAAAACCAAATCATGTGGAGATAGTGGCAAGGGCAAACAGTACATTTCAAAGACAGCCATGTGCTCCCAGTCCTCCAGTTCATACCAAGCCAAACTGGACTCCAAATTTCATACCAGCCTCAGCATACACAAAGCCTCCTCCAAAGCTTGAGGCTTGTCCCTCTGATCCAGCAGCAAATCAGCCTTATCCTCAGGTGCCAGTCTTGCCCCTGGATCCCATTGCTCATCGAGGAGTCCCTCCCCAGTACTTGTCCCCAGATGCTAAATATGAACCCTCACCTATGCAGTATAGTGATGTACCTTCTGGACAATATTATCCACCTGTACCAGCTACCCTTGAGAAGCCTGCAGTGCCTGCCAGAATATCTGTAGGTACTCCAGTTGGAAGCGTGGGTACTCTTGGAAGACCTAAACCTGTTGTACCTCCAAGACCCCCCAACAGTGGTGGGAACTCTCCCAGACCCAGGGGGACAAACTCTCCAAGACCAAGTGGTGGAAATTCACCCCGTAGCACTGGAGGAAACTCTCCAAAGCCCCGAGCACCACAGCCACCAAACACCTTGGGAAGGCATCCACATGTGATGAAACCAACAGCGCCGCCACCTCCACCTCCAGTGACAACTCCAATTGAGTCCTctttatga